A stretch of the Planktothricoides raciborskii GIHE-MW2 genome encodes the following:
- a CDS encoding HEAT repeat domain-containing protein: protein MTWDNFLREIADEFGLSPEETKIFRIRWSEENKEKPDKEVQNKIPKETENYKKFKTAIFNKFEFSKQNLKGCKTLEDSGPQKGKRLLEWLEEKYQEWLQAQPATPAEKPINWREICERNLAQQKELTTNPFTNAYGIAPKLEKVYVPLAIVERKPPKPKLKNQPEETEKKTLIPIEEKRFFEEVLRQGKSEISQGRKIAIIGEPGSGKTTRLQKIADWILDQNLGLPIWVSLADLTQATVYKYIEDLWLAGENLTIDALKQEKNRIWLLLDGLDEMTSKIESRHVSALLGGWLQDARVVVTCRVNVWEADKNAFSGFDVFKNLEFSREQVNQYIGNWFKEIGDATTGESLEKELAKSENLAFNRLIQNPLRLWMLCQIWQTGGGGLPDTQAELYCQFVDWVYRWKADEKILNQRSEIDQALARLALAAIEQKYEVSRFQLSESWIVTIMGSRQIFQCFKNLGWLNPIERLPEPIYAFLHLTFQEYFAALAVDDWDDFLPRNHVNCPVPGKEYRIFEPQWKQVILFWLGRSDVTDQEKFKKFNKKKEEFIEKLVNFDDGCDGGFYEDRAYFMAAAGISEFKTCSLADAIVKQIVQWGFGYYHQEKQQWRTFLDPIKFGAREILPQTDRKRTIQELCQILEHPQCNEDTCREAADSLGEIDPGNKKAIAALVKVIKDTDNDDTRWWAAYCLGNIDPGNKKAIAALVRILETTDNESTRWQVVDSLGKIGQGNKTAIAALVKFLDLTEDEDTLIEAAESLGQIDPGNETAIAALVKVIETTEDENTRWQAVDCLGEIGQGNKTAITALVKVIETTDNESTRWQVVDSLGKIGQGNKTAITALVKVIETTEDEDTHIAAAEYLWKIGQGNKTAIAVLVKVIEDTDNEDTHRQAIYCLGKIGQGDETAIAALVEVLKKTEDEHTRRKAVNCLGEIGQGNETAITALVRLLEITKNKDTRWLAARSLGEIDPGNQTAIAALVKVLEAPEDEDTHIAAAYCLGKIITTNENRKYVVTALQPYFNDETYENDFNLFTTCYKVLWNIAQDLPYPDFCMAWHNDRNLIAEQLEAQQDICSQLQPVSNKIFCCLEQLEILVKETDIAEIAQELANQIFEQIAHNEPIPTIKGKSDLKRELANLTISLQVEKIALIFDLRGLEINPNFKQSALYEIALSLAKSRKISIAWISDRIANHPLNIDPPMRGFISEQDNLLDVLQNWLNDV from the coding sequence ATGACTTGGGATAATTTTTTAAGAGAAATTGCTGATGAGTTTGGATTATCACCAGAGGAAACCAAGATTTTCCGGATCCGATGGAGTGAAGAGAATAAGGAAAAACCGGATAAAGAGGTTCAAAACAAGATTCCCAAGGAAACCGAAAATTACAAAAAATTTAAAACAGCAATTTTTAATAAATTTGAATTCAGTAAGCAAAACCTCAAGGGTTGCAAGACATTAGAAGATTCAGGTCCACAAAAAGGCAAGCGTTTACTCGAATGGTTAGAAGAGAAATATCAGGAATGGTTACAAGCACAACCCGCGACACCTGCGGAAAAACCGATCAACTGGCGCGAAATTTGCGAACGAAACCTCGCGCAGCAAAAAGAACTCACCACCAACCCTTTTACCAATGCCTATGGGATAGCGCCAAAACTGGAAAAGGTTTATGTTCCTTTGGCCATTGTTGAACGCAAACCGCCTAAACCTAAATTAAAAAATCAGCCAGAAGAAACGGAAAAAAAAACACTGATTCCGATTGAGGAAAAGCGCTTTTTTGAGGAAGTATTGCGACAAGGGAAAAGCGAAATTAGTCAAGGGCGAAAAATTGCCATTATTGGCGAACCGGGTTCGGGGAAAACGACGCGGTTACAGAAAATTGCGGATTGGATTTTAGACCAAAATTTGGGATTGCCGATTTGGGTATCTTTAGCAGATTTAACCCAAGCAACGGTTTATAAATATATTGAGGACTTATGGCTGGCAGGTGAAAATCTGACCATTGACGCGCTGAAACAAGAGAAAAATCGGATTTGGTTATTGTTGGATGGTCTAGATGAAATGACCTCGAAAATAGAAAGCCGTCATGTTTCTGCCCTATTAGGAGGATGGCTGCAAGATGCGCGAGTGGTAGTGACTTGTCGCGTGAATGTTTGGGAAGCGGATAAAAATGCTTTTTCCGGGTTTGATGTATTTAAAAATTTGGAGTTTAGCCGGGAACAGGTCAATCAGTATATTGGCAATTGGTTTAAGGAAATAGGAGATGCTACCACAGGAGAAAGTTTAGAGAAAGAGTTGGCCAAATCAGAAAATTTGGCTTTCAATCGGTTAATTCAGAATCCTTTGCGGTTGTGGATGTTGTGCCAAATTTGGCAGACCGGGGGGGGCGGGTTGCCGGATACGCAAGCAGAGTTATATTGTCAGTTTGTTGATTGGGTTTATCGCTGGAAAGCCGATGAGAAAATTTTAAATCAACGTTCAGAAATAGATCAAGCTTTAGCCCGGTTAGCATTGGCTGCAATAGAACAAAAATATGAGGTTTCCCGGTTCCAGTTGTCAGAAAGTTGGATAGTGACAATTATGGGAAGTCGCCAAATTTTTCAATGCTTTAAAAATTTGGGATGGTTGAATCCGATAGAACGTTTGCCAGAACCGATTTATGCTTTTTTACATCTGACGTTTCAAGAATATTTTGCCGCCTTAGCGGTGGATGATTGGGATGATTTTTTACCTCGCAATCATGTAAATTGTCCAGTGCCAGGGAAAGAATACCGCATTTTTGAACCGCAATGGAAACAGGTAATTTTATTCTGGTTGGGTCGTAGCGATGTTACAGATCAGGAGAAGTTTAAGAAGTTTAATAAGAAGAAAGAGGAGTTTATAGAAAAGTTAGTGAATTTTGATGACGGGTGTGATGGAGGTTTTTATGAGGATCGCGCCTATTTTATGGCAGCAGCAGGAATTAGTGAGTTTAAAACCTGTTCTCTAGCTGACGCCATTGTCAAGCAGATAGTCCAGTGGGGTTTTGGCTATTACCACCAGGAAAAACAACAATGGCGCACCTTTCTCGATCCAATCAAATTCGGTGCCAGGGAAATTTTGCCCCAAACTGACCGTAAACGCACTATTCAAGAACTTTGTCAAATTCTTGAACATCCTCAATGCAATGAAGATACCTGTAGGGAAGCTGCCGATAGTTTAGGAGAAATCGACCCAGGCAATAAAAAGGCGATCGCGGCTTTAGTCAAAGTTATCAAAGATACTGATAATGACGATACCCGTTGGTGGGCTGCCTATTGTTTAGGGAACATCGACCCAGGCAATAAAAAGGCGATCGCTGCTTTGGTCAGAATTCTCGAAACTACTGATAATGAAAGTACCCGTTGGCAGGTTGTCGATAGTTTAGGGAAAATCGGACAAGGCAATAAAACAGCGATCGCTGCTTTGGTCAAATTTCTCGATCTCACTGAAGATGAAGATACCCTTATCGAGGCTGCCGAGAGTTTAGGGCAAATTGACCCAGGCAATGAAACAGCGATCGCTGCTTTGGTCAAAGTTATCGAAACCACTGAAGATGAAAATACCCGTTGGCAGGCTGTCGATTGTTTAGGAGAAATCGGACAAGGCAATAAAACAGCGATTACTGCTTTGGTCAAAGTTATTGAAACTACTGATAATGAAAGTACCCGTTGGCAGGTTGTCGATAGTTTAGGGAAAATCGGACAAGGCAATAAAACAGCGATTACTGCTTTGGTCAAAGTTATCGAAACCACTGAAGATGAAGATACCCATATCGCGGCTGCCGAATATTTATGGAAAATCGGACAAGGCAATAAAACAGCGATCGCGGTTTTGGTCAAAGTTATCGAAGACACTGATAATGAAGATACCCATAGGCAGGCTATTTATTGTTTAGGGAAAATCGGACAAGGCGATGAAACAGCGATCGCTGCTTTGGTCGAAGTTCTCAAAAAGACTGAAGATGAACATACCCGCAGGAAGGCTGTCAATTGTTTAGGGGAAATCGGACAAGGCAATGAAACGGCGATTACTGCTTTGGTTAGACTTCTCGAAATTACTAAAAATAAAGATACCCGTTGGCTGGCTGCCAGGAGTTTAGGAGAAATCGACCCAGGCAATCAAACGGCGATCGCTGCTTTAGTCAAAGTTCTCGAAGCCCCTGAAGATGAAGATACCCATATCGCGGCTGCCTATTGTTTAGGGAAAATTATCACCACCAATGAAAACCGAAAATATGTAGTCACTGCCTTACAGCCCTACTTCAACGATGAAACTTACGAAAATGACTTTAATCTCTTTACAACTTGCTACAAAGTTCTCTGGAATATTGCCCAAGATTTACCCTACCCAGATTTTTGCATGGCATGGCACAACGATCGCAACTTAATCGCAGAACAACTAGAAGCACAACAAGATATTTGCTCTCAACTGCAACCAGTCTCTAACAAAATATTTTGTTGCCTTGAACAACTGGAAATCCTCGTCAAAGAAACCGATATCGCTGAAATTGCCCAAGAATTAGCTAATCAAATATTTGAGCAAATTGCCCACAATGAACCCATTCCCACCATCAAAGGTAAATCAGATTTAAAGCGAGAACTTGCTAACCTAACGATTTCTTTACAAGTTGAAAAAATCGCCTTAATTTTTGACTTACGCGGGTTAGAGATTAACCCTAATTTTAAACAATCTGCTTTATATGAAATAGCTTTATCGTTGGCAAAATCTCGAAAAATTTCTATTGCTTGGATTAGCGATCGCATCGCAAATCATCCCCTAAACATCGATCCACCCATGCGCGGGTTTATCTCGGAACAAGATAATTTATTGGATGTGCTGCAAAACTGGTTAAACGATGTGTAA